The Maylandia zebra isolate NMK-2024a linkage group LG7, Mzebra_GT3a, whole genome shotgun sequence genome contains a region encoding:
- the ppwd1 gene encoding peptidylprolyl isomerase domain and WD repeat-containing protein 1 — protein sequence MAATEKNVELKRKVDDDHDGDGDEEDAEWVGPMPSEATKAKKRKVLEYERVYLDNLPSAAMYERSYMHRDVITHLVCTKSDFILTASQDGHVKFWKKKEDEGIEFVKHFRSHLGVIESIAVSAEGALFCSVGDDQAMKVFDVVNFDMINMLKLGFHPGQSEWIYNPGDAICTVACSEKSTGKIFIYDGRGGNDPLHVFDKMHSAPLSQIRLNPKFRVIVSADKAGMLEYWTGLPNEFKFPKHVDWEYKTDTDLYEFAKHKTYPTSLAFSPDGKKMATIASDRKVRIFRFLTGKLMRVFDESLTMFTELQQMRQQLPDMEFGRRMAVERELEKVDGIRLANIIFDETGHFVLYGTMLGIKVINVETNRCVRILGKLENIRVVQLSLFQGVAKAMQVAPTVEMKASDNPALQNVEPDPTIFCSAFKKNRFYLFSKREPEDTKSADSDRDIFNEKPSKEEVMAATQAEGPKRVSDSAIIHTTMGDIHIKLFPVECPKTVENFCVHSRNGYYNGHIFHRVIKGFMIQTGDPTGTGMGGESIWGGEFEDEFHATLRHDRPYTLSMANGGPGTNGSQFFITVVPTPWLDNKHTVFGRCTKGMEAVQRISNAKVNPKTDKPYEDISIINITIK from the exons ATGGCGGCTACTGAAAAGAATGTGGAACTGAAGCGCAAAGTAGATGATGATCATGATGGGGATGGGGACGAAGAAGATGCCGAGTGGGTTGGACCCATGCCAAGCGAAGCCacaaaggcaaagaaaaggaaag TACTCGAGTACGAGCGTGTCTATCTGGACAACCTCCCGTCGGCTGCAATGTATGAACGGAGCTATATGCACAGGGACGTCATCACACACTTAGTTTGTACAAA GTCAGACTTCATCCTCACTGCCAGCCAGGATGGCCATGTCAAATTTtggaagaagaaggaggacgAGGGGATAGAGTTTGTCAAACACTTTCGAAGTCATCTCG GTGTGATAGAAAGCATTGCGGTCAGTGCGGAAGGGGCCCTTTTCTGTTCCGTTGGTGATGATCAGGCCATGAAAGTATTTGACGTGGTCAATTTTGACATGATCAATATGCTGAAGTTGGG CTTTCATCCAGGCCAGTCTGAGTGGATCTATAATCCTGGAGATGCCATCTGCACAGTAGCCTGCTCAGAAAAGTCCACAGGGAAAATCTTCATCTATGATGGCAGGGGAGGCAACGACCCCCTCCATGTCTTTGACAAAATGCACTCCGCACCGCTTTCCCAAATCCGCCTGAATCCCAAGTTTCGAGTCATTGTGTCTGCTGACAAAGCGGGAATGCTGGAGTACTGGACAGGCCTTCCAAATGAATTCAAGTTCCCCAAACATGTGGATTGGGAATACAAAACGGACACTGACTTGTATGaatttgcaaaacacaaaacctATCCCACCAGCCTTGCCTTTTCCCCCGATGGGAAGAAGATGGCCACCATCGCTTCTGATAGGAAAGTCAGGATCTTCCGATTCCTAACAGGAAAACTAATGCGAGTGTTTGATGAATCATTAACG ATGttcacagagctgcagcagaTGAGACAGCAGCTTCCTGACATGGAGTTTGGGAGGCGGATGGCTGTGGAGAGAGAACTAGAGAAGGTGGATGGTATCCGGCTGGCAAACATCATCTTTGATGAGACTGGCCACTTTGTTCTGTATGGGACCATGCTGGGCATCAAGGTCATCAATGTGGAAACTAACAG ATGTGTGCGGATCCTTGGGAAGCTGGAGAACATCCGTGTGGTTCAGCTGAGTTTGTTCCAAGGTGTTGCAAAGGCCATGCAAGTGGCACCCACTGTGGAGATGAAAGCTTCTGACAACCCTGCCTTACAGAACGTAGAGCCTGACCCAACCATCTTCTGTAGTGCTTTTAAGAAGAACCGCTTTTACTTG TTTTCGAAGAGAGAACCAGAGGATACCAAGAGCGCCGATTCCGACAGAGACATCTTTAACGAGAAGCCCTCAAAAGAAGAGGTGATGGCCGCCACGCAGGCCGAGGGCCCCAAGAGAGTGTCTGACAGTGCCATCATCCACACCACTATGGGAGACATCCACATCAAGCTTTTCCCTGTGGA ATGCCCCAAAACTGTGGAGAACTTCTGCGTCCACAGCAGGAATGGATACTACAATGGCCACATATTCCACAGAGTGATCAAG GGCTTCATGATTCAGACTGGAGACCCCACAGGAACAGGCATGGGAGGAGAGAGCATCTGGGGAGGGGAGTTTGAAGACGAGTTCCACGCCACGCTGAGACACGACCGCCCATACACACTTAGCATGGCAAACGGAGGCCCGGGCACCAATGGCTCACAGTTTTTTATCACCGTGGTACCCACT CCCTGGCTTGACAACAAGCACACTGTGTTTGGGAGGTGCACTAAAGGCATGGAGGCAGTCCAGAGGATCTCCAATGCCAAAGTCAACCCGAAGACTGACAAGCCATATGAAGACATCAGCATTATTAACATCACCATAAAGTAA